In Pleurocapsa sp. PCC 7319, the following are encoded in one genomic region:
- a CDS encoding penicillin-binding protein 2: MTKSKFKLPLRLSKNSNSQVRQKTNHSFSRIHSQASNQNRLYSSNQYVLRLFLVWGVLITGSIGLTARLYHLQIVDPVIKYEQAPKGKRLTQIAQDQQTTQLRFYIPRRQIVDRQQNVLATDHIIYTLYVHPYLFKRNSQSVPAEEIAESLAEILGDKTPDELLAIFNQQDWGIRLAGNLPESVKEKILALQIDGLDLRQNYSRFYPHQEMAAEVTGYVNQDSSRAPQAGVEYTQNKLLERQPISWKMRRSFSNNEAIFHPGDLERSQQMFNFDDLRLQLTIDLRLQQIARNALNQQMKKYKAKRGTVIVMDVRDGAISALVSEPTYDPNAYYKYDIGLFKNWAITDLYEPGSTFKPINIALALDAGVISPQDTFDDTGKIQIKDALIRNHDYDKKGARGKVTLPEILQYSSNVGMIKVMQRMKPIDYYQDLQELGIEDEVEFDIPGYTTGRLKNEVEFTVREIEPATTAFGQGFSLTPLKLIQIHAALANEGKLITPHVVRGLSDYEGYLHYSLPPTSKQVFSPETARTVLKMMEKVVEDGSGYAAKIPGYRIAGKTGTSQKAINKGGYDETAKITSFVGLFPVEAPRYAVLAVVDEPQGMHTYGSTVAAPIVGSVIQGIINIEGIPPNKEASSANSEESTQGNQ; the protein is encoded by the coding sequence ATGACTAAATCTAAGTTTAAACTGCCTCTAAGATTATCCAAAAATTCCAATTCTCAAGTCAGACAAAAAACTAACCATTCATTCTCTCGAATTCATTCTCAAGCATCAAATCAAAATAGGTTATATTCATCCAATCAATATGTATTGCGATTGTTTCTAGTGTGGGGAGTATTGATCACAGGGTCAATTGGTTTAACAGCCAGACTTTACCATCTACAGATTGTCGATCCTGTTATTAAATATGAACAAGCACCCAAGGGGAAAAGATTGACTCAGATCGCCCAAGATCAGCAAACTACACAACTGCGTTTTTATATTCCTCGTCGTCAAATTGTAGACCGTCAACAAAATGTTCTGGCAACCGATCACATAATCTATACCCTTTATGTCCATCCCTACTTATTTAAGAGAAATTCACAATCAGTACCGGCAGAAGAAATTGCCGAAAGCTTAGCAGAGATTCTAGGCGACAAAACTCCTGATGAATTACTAGCGATTTTTAATCAGCAAGATTGGGGAATTCGTTTAGCGGGAAATTTACCAGAATCTGTCAAGGAAAAAATTCTCGCTCTACAAATTGATGGTTTAGATTTAAGACAAAACTATTCTCGTTTTTATCCTCATCAGGAAATGGCAGCCGAAGTTACAGGTTATGTTAATCAAGATAGCAGCCGTGCTCCCCAAGCTGGTGTGGAGTATACTCAAAACAAATTATTAGAACGTCAGCCGATTAGCTGGAAAATGAGACGTAGCTTTAGCAACAACGAAGCTATATTTCATCCAGGAGATTTAGAGCGATCGCAACAGATGTTTAATTTCGACGATCTGCGACTACAGTTAACCATCGATCTCCGTTTGCAACAAATAGCCCGCAATGCCTTAAACCAGCAGATGAAGAAATACAAGGCAAAACGGGGTACAGTAATTGTCATGGATGTGAGAGATGGTGCCATTTCAGCATTGGTATCCGAACCAACTTACGATCCCAACGCCTACTATAAATACGACATTGGACTATTTAAAAACTGGGCAATTACCGATCTCTATGAACCAGGCTCGACCTTTAAACCAATAAATATTGCTCTTGCCCTAGACGCTGGGGTTATTTCTCCCCAAGATACTTTTGACGATACGGGAAAAATTCAAATCAAGGACGCTCTAATACGCAACCACGACTACGATAAAAAAGGTGCGCGAGGCAAAGTAACCCTGCCAGAAATTCTTCAGTATTCCAGTAATGTGGGCATGATCAAGGTGATGCAACGGATGAAACCGATTGATTACTATCAAGATTTACAGGAATTGGGAATTGAGGACGAAGTGGAATTTGATATTCCTGGATACACTACTGGAAGATTAAAGAATGAGGTAGAATTTACTGTTAGAGAAATTGAACCCGCTACCACCGCTTTTGGTCAGGGTTTTTCTCTAACTCCTTTAAAATTAATTCAAATTCATGCAGCATTGGCTAACGAAGGTAAGTTAATCACCCCCCATGTAGTTAGGGGTTTATCAGACTATGAAGGCTATTTACACTACTCTCTGCCACCCACTAGTAAGCAAGTTTTCTCGCCTGAAACTGCCCGTACTGTTCTCAAAATGATGGAAAAAGTGGTGGAAGATGGGAGCGGTTATGCAGCCAAAATTCCTGGTTACAGGATCGCGGGAAAAACAGGAACTTCACAAAAAGCGATCAATAAAGGAGGGTACGATGAAACAGCTAAGATTACTAGTTTTGTCGGCTTGTTCCCTGTCGAAGCACCTCGTTATGCTGTGTTAGCAGTAGTAGATGAACCCCAAGGAATGCATACCTATGGCTCTACTGTTGCCGCACCAATAGTCGGCTCAGTGATTCAAGGAATTATTAATATCGAAGGAATACCACCGAACAAAGAGGCATCGTCGGCAAACTCCGAAGAATCAACTCAGGGTAATCAATAA
- a CDS encoding MoxR family ATPase yields MQNNSLLDNLSQKIDEIVIGQSDLVKQLLVALLTGGHVIIQGVPGTGKTLLVKVLSRLISADFRRIQLTPDILPSDILGTNIFDLNSREFILKKGPVFTEILLADEINRTPPKTQAALLESMEEQQITLDGETMLLPPLFWVVATQNSLEFEGTYPLPEAQLDRFLFQLLVDYPTKDAEKKMLLNAQSGFKAKKLDLDLIKAIATVDDILALRQQAQTIQVADNILDYVLNLVERTRQHPDLFLGASPRAAVAWLNATKANACLSGRDFVTPDDVKEIAKPLLRHRLILKPEAQLDNVKIDEVIESLLKQISVPR; encoded by the coding sequence ATGCAGAATAATTCTTTGCTTGATAATCTTAGTCAGAAGATAGATGAAATCGTTATTGGTCAGTCAGATCTGGTAAAACAGCTATTAGTAGCATTGCTCACTGGTGGTCATGTCATTATTCAGGGGGTACCAGGAACAGGAAAAACTTTATTAGTGAAGGTTTTATCTCGGCTGATCTCAGCGGATTTTCGCCGTATACAGTTAACCCCCGATATCCTTCCCTCAGATATCTTAGGAACCAATATTTTTGACCTCAACAGTCGTGAATTTATCCTTAAAAAAGGACCTGTTTTTACAGAAATCCTGCTAGCTGACGAAATTAATCGCACCCCCCCTAAAACTCAAGCAGCGTTACTCGAATCTATGGAGGAACAACAGATCACCCTCGACGGGGAAACTATGCTTTTACCTCCTTTGTTTTGGGTCGTTGCTACCCAGAACTCTCTAGAGTTTGAAGGTACATATCCCCTACCTGAAGCACAACTCGATCGCTTTTTGTTTCAGCTATTAGTAGATTATCCAACCAAGGATGCCGAAAAGAAAATGCTGCTCAATGCCCAGTCAGGATTCAAGGCGAAAAAACTAGATCTAGATTTGATTAAAGCGATCGCCACTGTAGATGATATTTTGGCATTGAGACAACAGGCGCAAACTATTCAGGTAGCAGATAACATTCTGGATTATGTACTTAATTTAGTTGAACGTACCCGCCAGCATCCCGATTTGTTTTTAGGAGCATCACCACGAGCTGCTGTAGCTTGGCTAAATGCCACTAAAGCAAATGCTTGTTTGTCAGGGAGAGATTTTGTCACCCCCGATGATGTTAAAGAAATAGCTAAACCTCTATTACGTCATCGACTAATACTTAAACCTGAGGCACAACTTGATAATGTCAAAATAGACGAAGTGATTGAGTCATTGCTGAAGCAGATATCAGTTCCCAGATAA
- a CDS encoding methyltransferase domain-containing protein — protein sequence MDYIHGYSHQEQERLLQQAEYLREKLILKDLDYQAGESLLEIGCGAGAVLGILGQAFPSLKLAGIDLEEKQIEYATNHLKTLNFANVDLRIGDAANLPWQDNQFNYVYAIWFMEHLNNPQQVLAEAKRVLRPGGTITLTETDYRTILISPESADYRYLMDTLCELLLQAQGNPYIGQSLGTLLNQTGFNEISNQPISFHYANSLNSQELQDFIEYVDSWLAPTINLAIARLGKDPQRLNAGLNWFRSIPERDNGAVSVTIYRAIATG from the coding sequence ATGGATTATATTCACGGTTATTCCCATCAAGAACAAGAAAGATTACTTCAACAGGCGGAATACTTGAGAGAAAAGTTAATCTTGAAGGATCTTGATTACCAAGCAGGAGAAAGTTTATTAGAGATTGGCTGTGGGGCGGGAGCGGTATTAGGCATTTTAGGACAAGCTTTTCCTAGTTTAAAGCTGGCGGGCATTGATTTAGAAGAGAAGCAAATAGAATATGCGACTAACCATTTAAAAACTCTCAATTTCGCAAATGTCGATCTACGAATAGGTGATGCCGCAAATTTACCTTGGCAAGACAACCAGTTTAATTACGTTTATGCAATTTGGTTTATGGAACATCTCAATAATCCTCAGCAAGTATTAGCAGAGGCAAAAAGAGTTCTTCGACCAGGAGGAACAATTACTCTAACGGAAACTGATTACCGTACAATCTTGATTTCACCAGAATCTGCCGATTATCGCTATCTTATGGATACTCTCTGTGAATTATTACTACAAGCTCAGGGAAACCCCTATATCGGGCAATCTTTGGGAACGTTGCTGAATCAGACTGGGTTTAATGAGATAAGTAATCAACCAATTTCTTTCCATTATGCTAACAGTTTAAATAGCCAAGAATTACAAGACTTTATTGAATATGTAGACTCTTGGTTAGCACCAACGATCAATTTGGCGATCGCCAGATTGGGCAAAGATCCTCAAAGGCTTAACGCTGGCTTGAACTGGTTTCGGAGCATTCCTGAGCGTGACAATGGCGCAGTTTCAGTTACTATCTATCGTGCTATTGCCACTGGTTAA
- a CDS encoding DUF58 domain-containing protein, translating into MIPSRRCYVLLAIGGLGAALLDILIDRQVSLNFLRIYDFTLLVGTIVDASQVKESAIEVTRQKIERISVGRENLIELKIKSGKARAIALIRDSFPQQFAVNIDSLEVNLPPNSSKELTYTINPDSRGEYQWGDIQVRQLGKFGLAWRDWKIPASQKVTIYPDLISLKELSIRLTLENAGAMRQARRLGNGTEFAELREYRTGEDIRLIDWKATARRDRPVVRVLEPEQEQTLLILLDRGRLMTARVSGLKRFDWGLNATLSLALAGLSRGDKVGVAVFDRDVTTWISPERGNHHLSKLVDRLTPIQPILLEPDYLGAVTKVITQQTRRALVMVITDIVDATASSELLGAMIRLTPRYLPFCVTLRDPLVDRIAHSPTDNTRDTYSRAVALDLLAQRQVAFAQLRQRGVLVLDAPCDRISEELVDRYLQLKARNLL; encoded by the coding sequence ATGATTCCATCCCGAAGATGTTACGTTCTTTTAGCCATAGGTGGTTTGGGTGCTGCGCTTTTAGATATCCTGATTGATCGTCAGGTAAGTCTCAATTTTTTGCGAATTTATGATTTTACCCTGTTAGTTGGAACTATTGTGGATGCATCTCAGGTTAAAGAAAGTGCTATTGAAGTAACACGCCAGAAAATAGAACGCATCTCCGTAGGTCGGGAGAACCTGATTGAATTAAAGATTAAATCAGGTAAGGCAAGGGCGATCGCTCTTATTCGTGATTCTTTTCCTCAGCAGTTTGCAGTTAATATCGATTCCTTAGAAGTGAATTTACCTCCTAACAGCTCTAAAGAATTAACTTACACGATAAATCCTGATAGTCGTGGAGAATATCAATGGGGTGATATCCAAGTACGTCAGTTAGGTAAGTTTGGTTTGGCTTGGCGAGATTGGAAAATCCCAGCTAGCCAAAAAGTAACAATCTATCCCGATTTGATTAGCTTAAAGGAACTTTCGATTCGTTTAACCCTGGAAAATGCTGGTGCCATGCGTCAGGCGAGAAGATTAGGTAACGGTACAGAATTTGCTGAATTGCGAGAATATCGAACAGGAGAAGATATCCGTTTGATTGATTGGAAAGCTACGGCTCGCCGCGATCGCCCTGTTGTCAGGGTATTGGAACCAGAACAGGAACAAACTTTGTTGATCTTGCTAGACCGAGGACGTTTGATGACGGCAAGAGTTAGTGGGTTAAAACGATTTGATTGGGGTTTAAACGCCACTTTATCTCTGGCATTGGCGGGATTGAGTCGTGGAGATAAAGTTGGCGTAGCAGTATTCGATCGCGATGTTACCACCTGGATATCTCCAGAAAGAGGCAATCATCACCTATCAAAATTAGTTGATCGCCTAACACCAATCCAGCCCATATTATTAGAACCAGACTACCTCGGAGCAGTAACCAAAGTAATTACGCAACAAACTCGTCGCGCTTTAGTAATGGTAATCACAGATATCGTAGACGCGACTGCCTCTAGTGAGTTACTAGGTGCGATGATCCGTCTAACACCACGTTATCTTCCCTTCTGCGTCACCCTGCGCGATCCTCTGGTAGATCGGATTGCCCATTCCCCGACGGATAATACCAGAGATACTTATTCTCGTGCAGTGGCATTAGATTTACTCGCCCAACGTCAGGTAGCCTTTGCCCAATTAAGACAACGAGGTGTTTTAGTACTGGATGCTCCCTGCGATCGCATTAGCGAAGAATTAGTTGATCGCTATCTGCAACTAAAAGCTCGTAATTTATTATAA
- a CDS encoding response regulator → MSSQLDPEILAAITAEARQCFLDEDAPEYLQMLEEGIKDPDSPDFTALLRAAHSLKGGAGLASLTSLQHLAHRLEDVLVGIQGEQIAERELAWALIEKGIDEVGFVLSQARTVDDAIANPELITALEALVGTSSETEECSTTDDDGGTSQNNHLVWNTLTVELENSFIVIEELELDAPDEVIQPLLADFADECIFMAETLDLPWLGEAMEPITEALENSETVEVLLLTKEIIHHLRDEIQNYLSHLASDESEEEQEGQPEGINVLVVNTLNEDLEAILQAIADLALDTPEEVITEALTGFADECTFMGETLELPWLAEAVAPIETILTEADPIEALLVSQELVQEIRQRRNLYLENLQSENINLEDTNLEDASDSEAFAISELDNEYEELGEVEDVEGFFDFPDDDEGEELSTVMFAPPVVSKSESKIIATVAEKSKKPAVNQLKIPLKRLEEMTNNVEELILSQSRISRQQQILNQANHRLRSLTRQFEPIREQIQNLYDQLAVRSTDMSQPGDTAANTTGDDRVLSNDSFDTLEMDRYTDLHTSLQSFQELMLQIQETRTDIDFVERELVDDLELNQKNLDTLYSKITDSRLVTFDTLAKRFVPQIKGLSQRFDKPVNLEIEGKNTLVDQILLEQLQTPLTHLLNNAFDHGIEAKYDRIAAGKSETATILLTAKLQNNQLVITIQDDGSGINIEKVYNRAVQRGICPANKSIKDFKPETILNWIFEPDFSTAAQVSDISGRGMGLDIVLNLIRQLKGQLRVQTDAGLGSIFTINLPLNLSLQSLLLVQLHDRLVAFPHTSILEMLPERELDFTDKHKQHLNWQGQVIALASVSSLFPCPRKTLKLSQGKVAMVLKTAFEPLVILVDDIVKEEKLIIKPFDETIPVPPYIAGCTVLGTGEVIPVILPQGLEQDAVAEVSAKDSAVTIVSGTSTVLIAEDSVATRRMLEKILIASGYQVIVCRDGQEALEQIDQYKGRIDLIVSDIEMPRLNGFELLEQVRVKPAFKNTPIVMATSRTGDRHKQEAKRLGATDYLGKPVQPQELVDVVAALLAKK, encoded by the coding sequence ATGAGTTCCCAGTTAGATCCTGAAATTCTCGCTGCTATTACCGCTGAAGCACGTCAATGCTTTTTAGACGAAGATGCCCCAGAGTATCTTCAAATGCTAGAAGAGGGCATCAAAGATCCTGACAGTCCTGATTTTACAGCCTTATTGCGAGCAGCCCATTCTCTTAAGGGTGGGGCAGGTTTAGCATCTCTAACTAGTCTGCAACATCTGGCTCATCGGCTTGAAGATGTGCTGGTGGGTATTCAGGGAGAACAAATTGCTGAACGAGAATTAGCCTGGGCTTTGATTGAAAAAGGAATTGATGAAGTAGGATTTGTTTTAAGTCAGGCTCGTACTGTGGATGATGCGATCGCCAATCCAGAATTAATTACTGCTTTAGAAGCTTTGGTTGGAACTAGTTCAGAAACTGAAGAGTGTTCTACAACCGATGATGATGGCGGCACTAGCCAAAACAATCATTTAGTCTGGAACACTCTAACAGTAGAGCTAGAAAATAGCTTTATTGTCATTGAAGAATTAGAGTTAGATGCCCCAGATGAGGTAATTCAACCTTTGTTAGCGGATTTTGCCGATGAATGTATTTTTATGGCAGAAACTCTCGATTTACCTTGGTTAGGTGAAGCTATGGAGCCTATTACTGAGGCTTTAGAAAATTCTGAGACAGTAGAGGTATTACTATTAACTAAGGAAATTATTCATCATCTCCGTGATGAGATTCAAAACTATCTCAGTCACCTAGCCTCGGATGAATCCGAAGAAGAACAGGAAGGTCAACCGGAAGGAATTAATGTTTTAGTTGTTAATACTTTAAACGAAGATTTAGAGGCTATTTTGCAGGCGATCGCTGATTTGGCTTTAGACACCCCAGAAGAAGTGATCACTGAAGCTTTAACTGGCTTTGCCGATGAATGTACTTTTATGGGTGAAACCTTGGAGTTACCCTGGCTAGCAGAAGCAGTAGCTCCAATTGAAACTATTTTAACTGAAGCCGATCCTATAGAAGCTTTGTTAGTAAGTCAGGAATTAGTTCAGGAAATTCGTCAGCGCCGCAACCTTTATTTGGAAAATCTCCAATCAGAGAATATCAATTTAGAAGATACTAATTTAGAAGATGCTTCAGATTCTGAGGCTTTTGCTATCAGTGAGCTAGATAACGAGTATGAGGAATTAGGGGAAGTAGAAGATGTCGAAGGATTTTTCGATTTTCCTGATGATGATGAGGGAGAAGAGCTATCAACAGTTATGTTTGCTCCTCCTGTGGTATCCAAATCGGAATCTAAAATAATAGCTACAGTAGCCGAAAAATCCAAAAAACCAGCTGTTAATCAGTTAAAAATTCCTCTCAAAAGACTAGAGGAAATGACTAATAATGTAGAAGAGCTAATCTTAAGTCAATCTCGTATAAGTCGCCAACAACAAATATTAAATCAAGCTAATCATCGTCTACGTTCTTTAACTCGCCAATTTGAACCTATTCGCGAGCAGATCCAAAATTTATACGATCAACTAGCTGTCCGGTCTACAGATATGTCTCAACCAGGAGATACAGCAGCTAATACCACTGGTGATGATCGTGTCTTATCTAACGATAGTTTTGATACTTTGGAAATGGATCGTTACACCGACTTGCATACCAGTCTGCAATCTTTCCAAGAATTGATGTTACAAATTCAAGAAACCCGCACCGACATAGATTTTGTTGAGCGAGAGTTAGTCGATGATCTAGAACTAAATCAAAAAAATCTCGATACCTTATATTCTAAGATTACTGACTCCCGATTAGTTACTTTTGATACGTTAGCTAAACGATTTGTCCCCCAAATTAAAGGTTTAAGCCAGCGTTTTGATAAACCAGTCAACTTAGAGATTGAGGGCAAAAATACCCTAGTCGATCAAATATTACTCGAACAACTCCAAACTCCTCTAACTCATCTACTTAATAATGCTTTCGATCATGGAATCGAAGCGAAATATGACCGGATTGCGGCTGGTAAATCGGAAACAGCGACTATTTTGTTAACTGCAAAACTCCAAAACAATCAGCTAGTTATTACGATTCAAGATGATGGTTCGGGGATAAACATTGAAAAAGTTTACAATCGAGCAGTGCAAAGAGGAATTTGCCCTGCTAACAAATCAATTAAGGATTTTAAGCCCGAGACAATTCTCAACTGGATTTTTGAGCCTGATTTTTCTACCGCAGCCCAAGTTAGTGACATCTCAGGTCGAGGAATGGGACTAGATATTGTTCTCAACTTAATTAGACAATTAAAAGGACAACTACGGGTACAAACTGATGCTGGTCTTGGTTCAATCTTTACGATCAACCTACCTTTAAACCTCAGTTTACAATCATTGTTATTGGTTCAGTTGCACGATCGCCTGGTGGCTTTTCCTCACACTAGCATCCTGGAAATGTTACCTGAACGAGAATTAGATTTTACCGATAAACACAAACAGCATCTTAATTGGCAGGGTCAGGTAATTGCCCTTGCTTCCGTATCCAGTTTATTTCCTTGTCCGAGAAAAACTCTTAAATTGAGTCAAGGTAAAGTTGCTATGGTGCTGAAAACTGCTTTTGAACCTTTAGTAATTTTAGTTGATGACATAGTAAAAGAAGAAAAGTTAATTATTAAGCCATTTGATGAAACTATTCCCGTTCCACCTTATATAGCAGGCTGTACTGTCTTGGGTACAGGGGAGGTAATTCCTGTAATTCTTCCTCAAGGTCTAGAACAGGATGCTGTTGCAGAAGTATCAGCTAAAGATTCTGCCGTTACTATTGTTAGCGGCACTTCTACCGTTCTCATCGCTGAAGATTCTGTTGCCACCAGAAGAATGCTCGAAAAAATCCTAATTGCTTCAGGCTATCAGGTTATTGTTTGTCGTGATGGACAAGAAGCTTTAGAGCAGATCGATCAATATAAGGGTAGAATCGATCTCATTGTTTCTGATATTGAAATGCCTAGACTTAATGGTTTTGAGCTGCTAGAGCAAGTTAGAGTCAAACCTGCATTTAAAAATACACCCATAGTTATGGCAACTTCTCGCACAGGCGATCGCCATAAACAAGAAGCTAAACGATTAGGAGCTACAGACTATCTCGGTAAACCAGTTCAACCACAAGAATTAGTTGATGTTGTCGCAGCTTTATTAGCTAAAAAATAA
- a CDS encoding HAMP domain-containing methyl-accepting chemotaxis protein, giving the protein MSDNTGDIVNKIVQANALESAGEVEQAIALYQEIIQVDPDGNYGNVAKEALANLNQSEPTPISAPPQITEPKPISQGLLVEHPSLKFKVTLIAIALTIIPITIVGSTTYYVANKALTQEILEVKKSQVQQKLVLTLALVSAVSTILVAGIVSILVDKLIQPIVQATGAIKRLGSGKFDIHIPILGQDELADLGSSINNMAEQIQGLLLTQEAEAQRQQKEKETLQQGVMNLLLDVEDAKQGDLTVRAAMTDGAVGSIADAFNATMNKLQGLLQEVQVVSTEVGQLSFAGENSVSQLSESALSQAEEINQTLSNIDDINKSIATVANYAQEAAQIARQGSIQAKEGDLAMEETVNSMEKIRTTVASTSKKVKQLAESSQEIAQIVEIISGISEKTNLLAFNASVEAARAGEHGEGFRIVAEEVRRLADRITEATKDIQQLVTKIRQDTTSVLQGMEISTADVVNGSELVRMTKINLRSLAETSKQIDEYLKYISENTSDQTNTSKEVNEKINGIATIAKTNSTEAQNVVQSLRTLVSEAENLQSSVSQFKLQQ; this is encoded by the coding sequence ATGTCTGATAACACAGGTGATATCGTCAATAAAATCGTCCAGGCAAACGCCTTAGAAAGCGCTGGAGAAGTTGAACAAGCGATCGCTCTTTACCAAGAAATTATCCAAGTAGATCCAGATGGTAATTACGGTAATGTCGCCAAAGAAGCTCTTGCCAATTTAAATCAATCTGAGCCTACTCCCATCTCTGCCCCCCCTCAGATCACCGAACCTAAACCTATTTCTCAGGGTTTATTGGTGGAGCATCCTAGTCTAAAATTTAAAGTCACTCTTATAGCGATCGCCTTAACTATTATTCCCATTACAATAGTTGGCTCAACAACATATTATGTTGCCAACAAGGCACTCACCCAGGAAATATTAGAGGTAAAAAAATCCCAGGTACAACAAAAATTAGTGTTAACTTTAGCTCTAGTTAGTGCTGTGTCAACAATTTTAGTCGCGGGAATTGTTTCTATATTAGTAGACAAGTTAATTCAACCAATTGTGCAAGCTACTGGCGCTATCAAAAGATTAGGAAGTGGAAAGTTCGACATTCATATACCCATTTTAGGACAAGATGAATTAGCCGATTTGGGTTCTAGCATCAACAACATGGCAGAACAAATTCAAGGCCTACTCCTGACTCAAGAGGCAGAAGCTCAACGTCAACAAAAAGAAAAAGAGACCTTACAACAAGGTGTAATGAACCTACTCTTAGACGTTGAAGATGCTAAACAAGGAGACTTAACTGTTAGAGCTGCGATGACTGATGGTGCGGTGGGCTCAATTGCCGATGCCTTTAACGCCACTATGAATAAATTACAGGGATTATTACAGGAGGTACAAGTTGTTTCTACTGAAGTAGGTCAACTGTCTTTCGCAGGAGAAAATTCGGTAAGTCAACTTTCGGAATCGGCTTTAAGTCAGGCGGAAGAAATTAATCAGACCTTAAGCAATATTGATGACATTAATAAGTCCATAGCAACGGTTGCTAACTACGCTCAAGAAGCTGCCCAAATTGCCCGCCAAGGTTCAATTCAAGCCAAAGAAGGTGATTTGGCTATGGAAGAGACGGTTAACAGCATGGAAAAAATTCGGACTACTGTTGCTAGCACATCCAAAAAAGTCAAACAATTAGCGGAATCTTCGCAAGAAATTGCTCAAATTGTGGAAATTATTTCCGGTATCTCTGAAAAAACCAACCTATTGGCGTTTAACGCTTCTGTAGAGGCTGCTCGTGCAGGAGAACATGGGGAAGGTTTTAGAATCGTTGCCGAAGAGGTTCGTCGTCTGGCGGATCGGATTACAGAAGCAACGAAAGACATTCAACAGTTAGTAACAAAAATTCGCCAAGATACCACCTCGGTATTACAAGGAATGGAAATCAGTACAGCTGATGTAGTTAATGGTAGTGAACTGGTACGCATGACCAAAATTAACCTGCGGAGTTTAGCCGAAACCAGTAAACAGATTGATGAATATCTGAAATATATCTCCGAAAATACCAGCGATCAAACAAATACTTCTAAAGAAGTAAACGAAAAAATCAATGGGATTGCGACCATTGCTAAAACCAACTCCACTGAAGCACAAAACGTAGTCCAATCTCTACGTACTCTGGTAAGTGAAGCCGAAAACCTCCAGTCATCAGTATCACAATTTAAACTTCAGCAATAG
- a CDS encoding chemotaxis protein CheW yields MVSEYFSVELSPEINLGIPLSDMGTVVQFETNHICTVPGVADFWYGVVNYKGSLLWVLDSDRFFNLVHKRSPLSKKLTAVILKHQLGESQRQIGLVTPKLVGIISPETNHLQQLTDTAPSGLRDCCTAFVEIETRSTYILNSANLLQLLHQKSTLVSV; encoded by the coding sequence ATGGTTTCAGAATATTTTAGCGTTGAACTATCGCCAGAAATAAACTTGGGAATACCTCTATCGGATATGGGAACAGTAGTTCAATTTGAAACTAATCATATCTGCACGGTTCCAGGAGTAGCTGATTTCTGGTACGGGGTAGTTAACTATAAAGGTTCTCTGCTCTGGGTTTTAGATAGCGATCGCTTCTTTAATCTGGTACACAAGCGCTCGCCCCTGAGCAAAAAGCTGACTGCCGTAATCTTAAAACATCAGCTAGGGGAAAGCCAAAGACAGATAGGATTAGTGACGCCAAAACTGGTGGGAATTATATCTCCAGAAACTAATCATCTGCAACAGCTAACGGATACCGCGCCGTCTGGGTTACGAGATTGTTGTACTGCCTTTGTCGAAATAGAAACTAGAAGTACTTATATTTTAAACTCTGCTAATTTACTACAGCTACTACATCAGAAATCAACTCTGGTATCTGTCTAA
- a CDS encoding response regulator transcription factor: MKTILIVEDTHAERQMSSALLSHAGFNVAVTENAESAWEWLNTNPTPNLILLDIVMPGESGLDLCRKIREHSSWKDIPILFCSSKAEEFDRFWAMRQGGNAYITKPYAPQNLVDKVIQFAN; the protein is encoded by the coding sequence ATGAAAACAATATTGATTGTTGAAGATACTCATGCTGAAAGGCAAATGAGTTCTGCTTTACTGTCTCATGCTGGTTTTAATGTTGCTGTCACTGAAAATGCAGAATCGGCTTGGGAGTGGCTTAACACCAATCCAACACCTAATTTAATTTTGTTAGATATTGTTATGCCAGGGGAAAGTGGTTTAGATCTTTGTCGTAAGATTCGTGAGCATAGCTCCTGGAAAGATATTCCCATTTTATTCTGTAGTTCCAAAGCTGAAGAATTTGATCGTTTTTGGGCCATGCGTCAGGGGGGTAATGCATACATTACCAAACCTTATGCACCCCAAAATTTAGTAGATAAGGTTATTCAATTTGCTAACTAA